The Vibrio tarriae genome includes a window with the following:
- a CDS encoding sensor histidine kinase: MDLILSLLQQMCVYLVLAYMLSKTPIFIPLLNISGRFDHKISVYVLFSLFCIMGTYFGLQINDAIANTRAIGAVMGGLFGGPVIGFAVGLTGGLHRYTLGGFTDLACAISTTAEGLIGGLLHTYLLRKGKGKLLFSPSIVFAVTLFAEIVQMLIILVVAKPFEQSYALVSTIAAPMIIANSVGAALFMSILLDRKTIFEEYSATFSRRALNIAERSVGILAAGFNPENANKIARIVYEQTNVGAVSITDREKILAFVGIGDDHHKPNTPISSQSTLDAINRNAIIYLDGKEHPYQCSLSPTCKLGSALIIPLRAGDRVIGTIKLYEPKRKLFSTINMSMAQGIAQLLSSQILYGEYQQKQILLSRAEIKLLQAQVNPHFLFNALNTISAVIRREPDKARELILHLSQFFRSNLKQNVETVTLREELAHVNAYLTIEKARFSDRLDVEIEIDDALLERNVPSFTLQPLVENAIKHGTSNLLEAGKVRIYSEMVEGGMRVVVEDNAGLYQPPSEDYDGLGMQIVQKRLTNKFGTQSGLQIEVAPQEYTRMSFVIPQQGTY; encoded by the coding sequence ATGGATCTCATCCTCTCATTACTGCAACAGATGTGTGTTTACCTTGTTCTCGCCTATATGTTGAGTAAAACGCCGATCTTCATTCCTTTACTTAACATTTCTGGTCGGTTTGACCACAAAATCAGTGTTTATGTTCTATTTTCGCTGTTTTGCATTATGGGCACCTACTTTGGCCTACAGATCAATGATGCGATTGCCAATACACGTGCCATCGGCGCTGTAATGGGGGGTCTGTTTGGTGGACCTGTGATTGGTTTTGCGGTTGGCCTCACCGGAGGCTTACACCGCTATACCTTAGGAGGATTTACCGATCTCGCCTGCGCAATTTCCACCACCGCTGAAGGTTTAATTGGCGGCTTGCTACACACCTATTTGCTGCGCAAAGGCAAAGGGAAATTACTGTTTAGCCCAAGTATTGTCTTTGCGGTGACCTTATTTGCCGAAATTGTGCAGATGCTGATCATCTTGGTCGTGGCTAAACCGTTTGAGCAGTCTTACGCGCTGGTTTCCACCATCGCCGCGCCAATGATCATTGCTAACTCAGTCGGTGCCGCACTGTTTATGAGCATCTTGCTCGATCGCAAAACCATTTTTGAAGAGTATTCCGCGACGTTTTCACGCCGCGCTCTGAATATTGCCGAGCGTTCTGTTGGTATCCTTGCTGCCGGTTTTAACCCAGAAAATGCCAACAAAATTGCCCGAATCGTGTATGAACAGACCAATGTCGGCGCGGTCTCGATCACCGATCGCGAAAAGATTCTCGCCTTTGTCGGGATTGGCGATGATCACCATAAACCGAATACACCGATCAGCTCGCAAAGCACGCTCGATGCGATTAATCGCAACGCCATCATCTATCTCGATGGCAAAGAGCATCCTTATCAATGTTCTTTGTCTCCGACCTGCAAACTGGGGTCTGCGTTAATCATTCCGTTGCGAGCTGGCGATCGAGTGATCGGCACCATCAAGCTCTACGAGCCAAAACGTAAGCTCTTTTCCACCATCAATATGTCAATGGCACAGGGCATCGCCCAACTGCTATCCAGCCAAATTTTGTATGGCGAATATCAGCAAAAACAAATCCTGCTCTCGCGAGCGGAAATCAAACTCCTGCAAGCGCAGGTTAATCCGCATTTTCTGTTTAACGCACTCAACACCATCAGTGCGGTGATCCGCCGTGAGCCAGATAAAGCCCGCGAGCTGATTTTGCATCTGTCGCAATTTTTCCGCAGTAACCTCAAACAGAACGTCGAAACCGTCACTTTGCGTGAAGAGCTTGCCCACGTGAACGCTTACCTCACTATTGAAAAAGCGCGCTTTAGTGACAGGCTCGATGTGGAAATTGAGATTGATGATGCCCTGCTAGAACGTAATGTCCCCAGCTTCACTTTGCAGCCTTTGGTGGAAAATGCCATCAAACACGGCACCTCTAACCTACTCGAAGCTGGCAAAGTGCGCATTTACAGTGAAATGGTTGAAGGGGGAATGCGCGTCGTGGTGGAAGACAACGCCGGGCTCTATCAACCACCGAGTGAAGATTACGATGGTTTAGGGATGCAAATTGTTCAGAAACGTCTCACCAATAAATTTGGTACACAATCAGGGCTACAGATTGAAGTAGCGCCGCAAGAGTACACGCGAATGAGCTTTGTCATTCCACAGCAAGGCACTTACTAA
- the btsR gene encoding two-component system response regulator BtsR, with protein sequence MLTALVIDDERFAREELAELLTESGQIEVIGQASNAIEGLKKVNQLKPDVVFLDIQMPQISGIELLSMLDPETMPEVVFVTAYDQYALQAFEDNAFDYLLKPVDTERLAKTVQRLLRQHKKSDYSPLTQPSLDQLPCTGLNRIVLLPIHEVEFAYSDISGVNVQTAQQKATSQLTLKVLEEKTALVRCHRQYLVNLKAIREIKLLENGLAEMITHTGHKVPVSRRYLKELKEMLGFY encoded by the coding sequence ATGTTAACTGCATTAGTCATTGACGATGAACGCTTTGCCCGCGAAGAACTCGCGGAACTCTTGACGGAAAGCGGCCAGATTGAAGTCATAGGCCAAGCCAGCAATGCAATTGAAGGGTTGAAAAAAGTCAATCAACTCAAGCCGGATGTGGTGTTTTTGGATATTCAGATGCCGCAAATTTCGGGCATTGAGCTGCTGAGTATGCTTGACCCAGAGACCATGCCTGAGGTGGTGTTTGTTACCGCCTACGATCAATATGCGCTGCAAGCGTTTGAAGATAACGCGTTTGATTACCTACTCAAACCCGTGGATACCGAACGTTTAGCCAAAACCGTGCAGCGTTTGCTGCGCCAACATAAGAAAAGTGACTACTCACCACTGACGCAACCGAGCCTAGATCAGCTCCCTTGCACGGGTTTAAACCGAATTGTGCTACTGCCGATTCATGAAGTGGAATTTGCCTACAGTGACATCAGTGGCGTCAATGTGCAGACTGCGCAGCAAAAAGCGACCAGTCAATTGACCTTGAAGGTGTTGGAAGAGAAAACCGCGTTAGTGCGCTGTCATCGCCAGTACTTGGTGAATTTGAAAGCGATCCGCGAAATTAAACTGTTAGAAAACGGGCTAGCGGAAATGATTACCCATACGGGTCACAAGGTTCCAGTCAGCCGCCGTTATCTTAAAGAGCTGAAAGAGATGCTGGGATTTTATTGA
- the nagZ gene encoding beta-N-acetylhexosaminidase codes for MGPLWLDVAGYELSAEDREILQHPTVGGVILFGRNYHDNQQLLALNKAIRQAAKRPILIGVDQEGGRVQRFREGFSRIPPAQYYARAQNSVDLAEQGGWLMAAELIAHDVDLSFAPVLDMGFACKAIGNRAFGEDVQTVLKHSSAFLRGMKAVGMATTGKHFPGHGAVIADSHLETPYDERETIAQDMAIFRAQIEAGVLDAMMPAHVVYPHYDAQPASGSSYWLKHVLREELGFKGIVFSDDLSMEGAAVMGGPVERSHQALVAGCDMILMCNKREAAVEVLDNLPIMEVPQAEALLKKQQLSYSELKRSERWQQASANMQRLIEQFSE; via the coding sequence ATGGGACCGCTTTGGTTGGATGTGGCCGGTTACGAACTGAGTGCCGAAGATCGTGAAATTCTGCAGCACCCGACAGTGGGTGGTGTGATTCTGTTTGGTCGCAACTATCACGATAACCAGCAATTGCTGGCGCTTAATAAAGCGATCCGCCAAGCGGCGAAAAGACCGATTTTGATTGGTGTCGATCAAGAAGGTGGCCGTGTGCAGCGTTTCCGTGAAGGCTTTTCTCGCATTCCCCCTGCGCAGTATTACGCGCGTGCTCAGAATAGCGTTGATCTCGCTGAACAAGGCGGTTGGTTGATGGCGGCAGAGCTGATTGCACACGATGTCGATTTAAGTTTTGCGCCCGTGCTTGATATGGGCTTTGCCTGTAAAGCGATTGGCAACCGCGCTTTTGGTGAAGATGTTCAAACTGTACTTAAGCACAGCAGTGCTTTTCTGCGCGGCATGAAAGCCGTCGGCATGGCGACCACCGGTAAACATTTCCCTGGTCATGGCGCGGTGATTGCCGACTCGCATTTAGAAACCCCTTACGATGAACGGGAGACGATTGCGCAAGACATGGCGATTTTCCGTGCGCAAATTGAGGCGGGAGTGCTGGATGCTATGATGCCAGCCCATGTGGTGTATCCGCATTATGATGCCCAACCTGCGAGCGGTTCGAGCTACTGGTTAAAGCATGTGTTACGTGAAGAACTCGGCTTTAAAGGCATCGTGTTCTCTGATGATTTGAGTATGGAAGGCGCTGCCGTGATGGGCGGGCCAGTTGAGCGATCTCATCAAGCCTTGGTCGCGGGTTGTGACATGATTTTGATGTGTAACAAGCGTGAAGCGGCAGTCGAAGTGCTGGATAACCTTCCGATCATGGAAGTGCCGCAAGCTGAAGCACTGCTGAAAAAACAGCAACTTAGCTACAGTGAGCTGAAGCGCTCAGAGCGTTGGCAGCAAGCGTCAGCCAATATGCAGCGCTTAATCGAGCAGTTCTCCGAATAG
- a CDS encoding anhydro-N-acetylmuramic acid kinase: protein MAERELYIGVMSGTSLDGVDTALVALQDDNIELLAHHDYPMPADLKQRLLNVCIGQPTTLIAMGELEHDLGHLFSDAVLALLQHSGYRAEHIRAIGCHGQTVFHQPTGTKPFTMQIGDANIIAARTGITTVADFRRKDVALGGQGAPLVPAFHRTIFHAEQSTVVVLNIGGIANISVLKPNGEVVGYDTGPGNMLMDSWCQKEHNQPYDKDALWAKQGSVNAALLSHLKQDHYFALPAPKSTGRELFNLPWLETQLATFSVDATDVQRTLCEFTAQTIVEQVTPFAEGPQPQLLVCGGGAQNPLLMERLQALLPSWQVAPTTQMGVDGDNMEAMAFAWLAQQRIHGLPSNLPAVTGASRLTSLGVIYYPD, encoded by the coding sequence ATGGCAGAACGCGAACTCTATATCGGTGTGATGTCGGGAACCAGTTTGGATGGTGTGGATACCGCTTTAGTGGCGCTGCAAGACGATAACATCGAACTGCTGGCTCACCACGACTACCCTATGCCTGCCGACCTCAAGCAGCGGCTGCTCAATGTCTGCATTGGCCAGCCAACCACCTTGATTGCGATGGGTGAATTGGAGCACGATCTGGGTCATTTGTTCAGTGATGCTGTGCTGGCACTTTTGCAGCACAGTGGCTATCGCGCCGAGCACATCCGTGCGATCGGCTGTCATGGACAAACCGTGTTCCATCAGCCTACCGGCACCAAACCTTTTACGATGCAAATTGGCGATGCCAACATTATCGCGGCGCGCACAGGCATTACGACTGTCGCCGATTTTCGGCGCAAAGATGTCGCGCTCGGTGGGCAAGGCGCACCGTTAGTTCCCGCGTTTCATCGCACGATTTTTCATGCTGAGCAATCGACCGTGGTCGTGCTCAATATCGGGGGGATTGCCAATATTTCGGTGCTCAAGCCCAATGGTGAAGTGGTGGGCTATGACACCGGCCCCGGTAATATGCTGATGGATAGCTGGTGCCAAAAAGAACATAACCAGCCTTACGATAAAGATGCCCTGTGGGCCAAACAAGGCAGCGTGAATGCCGCATTACTTAGCCATTTAAAACAAGACCATTACTTTGCTCTGCCAGCCCCCAAAAGCACAGGCCGCGAGCTGTTTAATCTGCCTTGGTTAGAAACGCAGCTCGCCACGTTTTCGGTTGATGCCACCGATGTGCAACGCACCTTGTGTGAATTCACCGCGCAAACCATTGTTGAGCAAGTCACACCGTTCGCCGAAGGGCCACAACCGCAGCTTTTAGTGTGTGGCGGCGGTGCGCAAAATCCTTTACTCATGGAACGCTTACAAGCCTTGCTGCCAAGCTGGCAAGTTGCCCCGACCACCCAAATGGGCGTGGATGGCGATAATATGGAAGCCATGGCTTTCGCTTGGCTGGCACAACAGCGTATACACGGTTTACCCAGTAATTTGCCCGCCGTGACGGGCGCATCACGTCTTACGAGTCTTGGCGTGATTTACTACCCCGATTAA
- the murQ gene encoding N-acetylmuramic acid 6-phosphate etherase, whose protein sequence is MTNDALIAALSHLVSEGRNPDTMDIDLLSSQEIVERLNQQDKQVPLAVEAVLPQIAQAVDKITAAFKQGGRLIYLGAGTSGRLGVLDASECPPTFGVSDQMVIGLIAGGKEAMFTAQEGAEDNATLGAHDLQQIDFSSKDVLVGIAASGRTPYVIGALEYANDLGATTIALSCNPDSPIAEIAQIAISPVVGPEALTGSTRLKSGTAQKLVLNMLTTASMIRLGKSYQNLMVDVRATNRKLIARAVRIVMQATDCQREEAEALLKESHNNAKLAILMHLTGMNYEQATAKLSQSDGFLRRAMEEHEE, encoded by the coding sequence ATGACCAACGATGCACTTATCGCCGCGCTTTCTCATCTGGTTTCCGAAGGTCGTAACCCCGATACGATGGATATTGATTTGCTCTCGTCGCAAGAGATTGTCGAGCGGCTTAATCAACAAGACAAACAAGTGCCACTGGCGGTGGAAGCGGTATTGCCGCAGATTGCCCAAGCGGTTGATAAAATCACTGCCGCCTTCAAACAAGGTGGCCGCTTGATCTACTTAGGGGCAGGTACCAGCGGTCGTCTGGGTGTGCTGGATGCCTCAGAATGCCCACCCACTTTCGGAGTGAGCGATCAAATGGTGATTGGCCTGATTGCCGGAGGCAAAGAGGCAATGTTTACCGCACAAGAAGGGGCGGAAGATAACGCCACTCTCGGCGCACATGATTTACAGCAAATCGACTTTAGCAGCAAAGATGTGCTAGTCGGGATTGCGGCGAGTGGCCGCACACCTTATGTGATTGGCGCGTTAGAGTACGCTAATGATCTAGGCGCGACCACCATCGCACTCTCGTGCAACCCTGATTCTCCGATTGCCGAAATCGCCCAGATTGCCATTTCTCCCGTCGTTGGGCCGGAAGCGCTAACCGGGTCAACCCGACTTAAATCCGGTACAGCGCAGAAGTTGGTGCTCAATATGCTCACGACTGCGAGCATGATCCGTCTTGGTAAAAGCTATCAAAATCTGATGGTCGATGTCCGAGCCACCAACCGCAAGCTGATTGCCCGAGCGGTGCGAATTGTCATGCAAGCGACCGATTGCCAACGCGAAGAAGCCGAAGCACTACTCAAAGAGAGCCACAACAACGCGAAACTGGCGATTTTGATGCATCTGACCGGCATGAACTATGAGCAAGCGACCGCGAAACTCTCGCAGTCGGACGGCTTCTTACGCCGCGCCATGGAAGAGCACGAAGAGTAA